In Methanomicrobia archaeon, one genomic interval encodes:
- a CDS encoding 4Fe-4S dicluster domain-containing protein, with product MARLKSPAELEGLRNEIQAQRDPEKPRIAICAGTGCLALGVKKVITAFKEGLREQGLGDTVDLRETGCPGFCERGPIVVIYPEEICYLQVQPEDVPEIITETIKGKKVVERLLYTDPETGEKAVHESEIPFYKYQKRLLIGDNITIDPKRIEDYLAIGGYRALSTVLFEYTPEQVIEEIKRSKLRGRGGGGFPTGVKWESTRKAAGEPKYVIVNCDEGDPGAFMDRALMEGNPHSILEGLILGAYAIGAHEGFLYIRQEYPLAVTNAKIAITQAEELGLLGKNILGSGFDFTVTIHKGAGAFVSGESSALMNAIEGRVGEPRPKYVHTSESGLWDKPSDLNNVETWANVPLIINKGADWFASIGTAESKGTKIFSLVGKVNNTGLVEVPMGTSLRDIIFKIGGGIPGNKAFKAVQTGGPSGGCIPEDYLDTPVDFDELTKLGSMMGSGGMIVMDEDTCMVDVARYFVDFLCDESCGKCVPCREGLKHLREILNRVVAGEGTEGDIELLEEISGVMKDASLCALGTTAANPVLTTLRYFRDEYEAHIRDKRCLALVCKGLISYYIEPSRCRACLLCLKVCPVNAIDGDKRVIHVIDQATCTKCGSCFYQCPPKFGAVIKISGEPVPPPLLEAERKLPKKTELKEGGEGE from the coding sequence ATGGCACGATTGAAATCCCCTGCGGAATTGGAGGGCCTGAGGAACGAGATACAGGCGCAACGAGACCCTGAGAAGCCCCGTATCGCTATCTGCGCGGGCACAGGCTGCCTCGCACTCGGTGTGAAGAAGGTGATCACCGCATTCAAAGAGGGCTTGCGTGAGCAGGGTCTCGGCGACACGGTGGACCTGCGAGAGACCGGTTGTCCCGGTTTCTGCGAGCGGGGCCCGATCGTGGTCATCTATCCCGAAGAGATCTGCTATCTCCAGGTGCAGCCTGAAGACGTCCCCGAGATCATTACCGAAACGATCAAAGGGAAGAAGGTCGTCGAGCGATTGCTCTATACCGATCCCGAGACCGGCGAGAAAGCGGTCCACGAATCTGAGATCCCGTTCTACAAGTACCAGAAACGGCTACTCATCGGCGATAATATCACGATCGACCCCAAACGCATCGAGGATTACCTCGCCATCGGTGGATATCGGGCGCTCAGTACGGTGCTCTTCGAGTACACGCCCGAGCAGGTGATCGAGGAGATCAAGCGCTCGAAACTGCGCGGGCGCGGCGGCGGCGGATTCCCCACCGGCGTGAAGTGGGAATCAACGCGAAAGGCGGCAGGCGAGCCGAAATACGTGATTGTGAACTGCGATGAGGGTGACCCCGGTGCGTTCATGGATCGCGCGCTCATGGAGGGGAATCCGCACAGTATCCTCGAAGGCCTGATCCTCGGCGCTTATGCGATCGGCGCGCACGAGGGCTTCCTGTATATCCGCCAGGAATATCCACTCGCCGTGACCAATGCGAAGATCGCGATCACGCAGGCGGAGGAGCTGGGGCTCCTCGGGAAGAACATCCTCGGTTCCGGCTTCGACTTCACCGTCACCATTCACAAAGGCGCGGGCGCCTTCGTCTCCGGCGAGTCGAGCGCGTTGATGAACGCGATCGAGGGGAGAGTGGGGGAGCCGCGACCGAAATACGTGCACACCTCCGAGAGCGGGCTCTGGGACAAACCCAGCGATCTCAACAACGTTGAGACCTGGGCGAACGTGCCGCTCATCATTAACAAGGGCGCTGACTGGTTCGCATCGATCGGGACGGCGGAGAGCAAAGGCACGAAGATCTTCTCGCTCGTCGGGAAGGTGAACAATACCGGCCTGGTTGAGGTCCCTATGGGCACCTCGCTCCGGGACATCATCTTCAAGATCGGCGGCGGCATACCGGGCAACAAAGCGTTCAAGGCCGTGCAGACCGGCGGGCCGTCCGGCGGCTGTATCCCCGAGGACTATCTCGATACGCCCGTGGACTTCGACGAGCTCACCAAGCTCGGCTCCATGATGGGCTCCGGCGGCATGATCGTCATGGACGAGGACACCTGCATGGTCGACGTCGCGCGATACTTCGTAGACTTCCTCTGCGACGAATCCTGCGGCAAGTGCGTGCCCTGTCGCGAGGGGCTGAAGCACCTCCGCGAGATCCTGAACCGTGTCGTGGCCGGTGAAGGGACGGAGGGCGACATCGAGCTGCTGGAAGAGATCAGCGGCGTGATGAAGGACGCATCGTTGTGCGCGCTCGGAACGACCGCTGCGAATCCCGTACTGACCACGCTCCGGTACTTCAGGGACGAATATGAAGCGCACATCAGGGATAAGCGCTGCCTTGCGCTCGTCTGCAAAGGGCTGATCAGTTATTATATCGAGCCGAGCAGGTGCAGGGCGTGCTTGCTCTGCCTCAAGGTCTGTCCCGTGAACGCGATCGATGGCGATAAGAGAGTGATCCATGTGATCGACCAGGCGACCTGCACGAAATGTGGCTCCTGTTTCTATCAGTGCCCGCCGAAATTCGGCGCCGTAATCAAGATCTCGGGCGAACCGGTCCCGCCACCGCTGCTCGAGGCCGAGCGAAAGCTGCCAAAGAAGACCGAGCTGAAAGAGGGGGGCGAGGGCGAATGA
- a CDS encoding NAD(P)H-dependent oxidoreductase subunit E: MVAEERIDAIIDRYEGKEGVLIQLLLELQNELNWIPREAMERISTRLKIPLTRIYRVVSFYKVLSLEPIGRHVIQVCLGTACHVRGGPRILEKVEDMLGVKADGTTADMKFTVKRVNCIGCCALGPVMVVDEDYHGKLNPGDVQGILSRYE; encoded by the coding sequence ATGGTAGCTGAAGAGCGGATCGATGCGATTATTGATCGTTATGAAGGAAAAGAGGGTGTTTTAATTCAACTGCTTCTGGAGCTCCAGAATGAGCTCAACTGGATACCCCGAGAAGCAATGGAGCGTATAAGCACCCGGCTTAAGATCCCGTTGACTCGCATTTATCGCGTTGTTAGTTTCTATAAGGTGCTGAGCCTGGAGCCGATCGGCCGGCACGTGATCCAGGTCTGTCTGGGCACGGCCTGTCATGTGCGCGGCGGCCCGCGGATCCTGGAGAAGGTCGAGGATATGCTCGGCGTGAAAGCGGACGGGACGACCGCGGACATGAAGTTCACGGTCAAGCGGGTGAATTGCATCGGCTGTTGCGCGCTCGGGCCGGTGATGGTGGTTGATGAGGATTACCATGGTAAGTTGAATCCCGGTGATGTGCAAGGTATCCTGTCACGCTACGAATAG
- a CDS encoding Rieske (2Fe-2S) protein, which yields MNWIRVLSEQELPEGDRKVVEVEGKSILLLHHEGEVYAMNSKCPHMGGRLVKGRISPDGAIICPWHHSAFDIRTGDVKEWSPWPPVAGKVLSILSRKKALTVYPTRVDEGSIWVGLE from the coding sequence ATGAACTGGATACGTGTTCTTTCAGAGCAGGAATTACCTGAGGGCGACCGTAAGGTGGTCGAAGTGGAGGGCAAGTCGATCCTGCTCCTCCACCACGAGGGCGAAGTGTACGCCATGAACAGCAAATGCCCGCACATGGGCGGCCGGCTGGTCAAAGGCAGAATCAGCCCCGATGGAGCAATTATCTGTCCCTGGCACCACAGCGCCTTTGACATACGCACCGGAGATGTTAAGGAATGGAGCCCGTGGCCACCCGTTGCGGGCAAGGTCCTGAGTATCCTCTCGCGGAAAAAGGCCCTGACGGTTTACCCGACGCGCGTGGATGAGGGCAGCATTTGGGTTGGACTGGAATAA
- a CDS encoding carboxymuconolactone decarboxylase family protein — protein MAENPLKIFEKRDPELLALVAETREFALADGALPTKFKLLIALALDASNGATEGVKALAQAAMQAGATNEEITEVLRVTQYVCGVGSVYTAAHALAALD, from the coding sequence ATGGCTGAAAATCCCTTGAAGATATTTGAGAAACGTGATCCCGAGCTGCTCGCGCTCGTTGCCGAAACACGTGAGTTCGCGCTTGCTGACGGTGCTCTCCCTACAAAGTTTAAGCTCCTTATCGCTCTGGCTTTGGACGCATCAAACGGAGCTACCGAAGGGGTAAAAGCATTAGCTCAGGCCGCTATGCAAGCCGGCGCTACCAATGAAGAGATCACAGAAGTGTTGAGAGTTACCCAGTACGTCTGTGGCGTTGGGAGCGTTTATACCGCAGCTCATGCTCTTGCGGCATTAGATTAA
- a CDS encoding 4Fe-4S binding protein, which produces MGFLVFVPLFLYQFQMLITGNTNQHGGPLPIVILSLILFFILTLVFGRIFLGFICPIGTLQEPAYQLPTKKPKIVNKTLAVVLHLLFILFSRLVPLGVLFSIGILTFLGVRDFFYLAAGSVFFFVFLAFVLLSIVLYRPFCRFFCPYGLLLPLVAFTSVCKVNYGEPPVARCVANARTFALPRRRAKRS; this is translated from the coding sequence ATGGGCTTTTTAGTGTTTGTACCCTTGTTTCTCTATCAATTTCAGATGCTTATTACCGGAAATACCAACCAACATGGTGGACCACTGCCAATAGTTATCCTGAGTCTGATACTCTTCTTCATCCTCACGCTGGTATTCGGCAGAATATTTCTTGGCTTTATCTGCCCTATTGGAACGCTTCAGGAGCCGGCTTATCAACTTCCAACCAAAAAACCGAAGATAGTCAACAAAACTCTGGCGGTTGTTCTTCATCTACTCTTCATCCTTTTTTCTCGTCTCGTGCCCCTCGGCGTGCTCTTCTCTATAGGAATCCTTACGTTTCTTGGCGTGCGTGATTTCTTTTATCTCGCTGCAGGGTCGGTATTCTTCTTTGTATTTCTTGCTTTCGTGCTGCTCTCCATCGTTCTGTACCGACCTTTCTGCCGCTTCTTCTGCCCGTACGGGCTGCTGCTTCCGCTGGTAGCCTTCACGAGCGTCTGTAAAGTAAACTACGGCGAACCTCCCGTTGCACGATGTGTGGCAAATGCGAGGACGTTCGCTCTACCAAGAAGGCGGGCAAAACGGAGTTAA
- a CDS encoding cupin domain-containing protein has protein sequence MDTEKLLARAIRVADLVDYQEGAVVSRTLIDKKTGTVTLFAFAEGQGLSEHTAPFDALVQIIDGEAKIVISGTSLRVQKGELVIMPANEPHALKAVKPFKMLLTMIRS, from the coding sequence ATGGACACGGAAAAGCTTCTCGCGCGCGCGATCCGAGTAGCTGACCTGGTGGATTACCAGGAGGGCGCGGTGGTGAGCCGAACGCTCATTGACAAGAAGACCGGGACGGTCACCTTGTTCGCCTTCGCGGAGGGACAAGGATTGAGCGAGCATACCGCACCATTTGATGCCCTGGTTCAGATCATCGATGGCGAAGCGAAGATCGTCATCTCGGGCACATCGCTCCGGGTACAGAAAGGCGAGCTGGTGATCATGCCGGCGAATGAGCCCCATGCGCTAAAAGCCGTAAAGCCATTCAAGATGCTGCTGACCATGATACGGTCGTGA
- a CDS encoding 4Fe-4S dicluster domain-containing protein, with protein MKKVKRKIIRIDEDLCDGCGICIPSCAEQAIQLVDTPAGKKARLVKEFYCDGLGACLGSCPTGALTVEEREAEPYDEAATLARIRRTAPELLEEQVKHPEEHAQEFSEQHAQKLPGGVSSCPSVQMLRWAGKGEDVAQESVKSHSALRHWPIQLHLVHPSAPYYRDADLVIAADCVPFAYAKFHEDFLKGKVLAIGCPKLDDIDAYRVKLKQLIETAHPRSITIVHMEVPCCSGFVNLVRQALRESRMNVPLEEIVIRITGEKM; from the coding sequence ATGAAGAAAGTAAAACGAAAAATAATCAGGATTGATGAGGATTTATGTGACGGCTGCGGAATTTGTATTCCCTCGTGCGCCGAACAGGCAATCCAGCTTGTTGATACTCCTGCAGGTAAGAAAGCGAGGTTGGTGAAAGAGTTTTACTGTGATGGGCTGGGTGCGTGTCTTGGTTCCTGTCCCACAGGGGCACTAACCGTTGAAGAACGAGAGGCGGAACCTTACGATGAAGCGGCAACACTCGCTCGAATTAGAAGAACAGCTCCTGAGCTGCTCGAAGAGCAGGTGAAACATCCTGAGGAACATGCACAGGAATTCTCCGAACAGCACGCACAGAAACTGCCGGGAGGTGTATCTTCATGTCCTTCCGTCCAGATGCTTCGGTGGGCAGGTAAGGGGGAGGACGTAGCTCAAGAATCCGTGAAATCCCACTCGGCGTTACGGCATTGGCCTATACAACTGCACTTAGTCCACCCATCCGCGCCTTATTATCGGGATGCGGACCTGGTTATAGCTGCGGATTGCGTTCCTTTTGCCTACGCCAAGTTCCATGAGGATTTTCTGAAGGGTAAGGTGCTCGCTATTGGCTGTCCGAAACTTGACGATATTGACGCTTATAGAGTAAAACTTAAGCAACTGATCGAAACAGCACATCCCAGGAGTATAACAATCGTACACATGGAAGTCCCCTGCTGTTCTGGTTTTGTAAACCTTGTTCGGCAAGCACTGCGAGAATCCCGGATGAATGTTCCGCTTGAAGAAATAGTAATACGTATAACGGGCGAAAAGATGTAA
- a CDS encoding H+transporting two-sector ATPase C subunit — MDLKTRHRFAFTLCLLLLLTGLSVGLAGAQEEAPQGGGMTEGAWIALATAATMIGSAFAAGWAIATTGVAAAGATAEKPEVSGRVLIFVALAEAIAIYGLLIAFMLWTKI; from the coding sequence ATGGACCTAAAAACGAGACACCGGTTTGCATTTACGCTTTGCTTGCTCTTGCTCCTCACCGGATTGAGCGTGGGCCTGGCAGGGGCACAGGAAGAAGCCCCCCAAGGCGGTGGCATGACCGAGGGCGCCTGGATCGCACTGGCAACCGCTGCCACCATGATCGGCTCGGCTTTCGCTGCAGGTTGGGCCATTGCAACCACGGGCGTCGCAGCCGCGGGCGCGACAGCAGAGAAGCCTGAAGTCTCTGGAAGAGTGTTGATCTTCGTCGCTCTTGCAGAAGCTATCGCTATCTATGGGCTTTTGATCGCGTTCATGCTCTGGACAAAGATATAG
- a CDS encoding winged helix-turn-helix transcriptional regulator gives MKTAGILYLVLLFTAIATPTPGLASDGFSFAFNDTGSYSSQLILDIYVDETGKALVIGYVNDPESLPFLQTADYIYEIETQQLYAITHALTEKSGERWMLTFTTTANYSTYQAVFYLPPAISLGRITCSDQLEYLVSTANESLVVEFHGYEVQGPGVWIAYQQPLTTPSEATGVNAFDPGYVILIVLLAIVSLMLSVGFLMVRLGSEPGPVEKPRVRSMKIKQTPAMARTMETLTDRERAIVNALLKHNGEMTQSDLRHETEIPKSSLNSILRALERGQIIKKNAGRRKNVIELTEWFLSGNGGEKT, from the coding sequence ATGAAAACGGCAGGAATACTGTACCTGGTTCTTTTGTTCACAGCCATAGCGACCCCGACCCCGGGTCTTGCCAGTGACGGGTTTTCCTTTGCCTTTAACGATACGGGAAGCTACTCCAGCCAGCTCATTCTTGATATCTATGTTGACGAGACCGGTAAAGCGCTCGTGATCGGTTATGTCAATGATCCTGAGAGTCTCCCGTTCCTCCAGACCGCGGACTATATCTATGAGATTGAGACACAGCAGCTCTACGCCATCACGCATGCGCTCACCGAGAAGTCAGGAGAGCGATGGATGCTCACCTTCACCACCACGGCTAACTATTCCACCTATCAGGCCGTCTTCTATCTGCCCCCCGCGATCAGTTTGGGTAGAATTACCTGCTCGGATCAGCTCGAATATCTCGTGTCAACCGCGAACGAGTCACTCGTGGTGGAATTCCACGGCTACGAAGTACAGGGACCAGGTGTGTGGATCGCGTACCAGCAGCCGCTGACCACGCCCTCCGAAGCGACGGGCGTCAACGCCTTCGATCCGGGCTATGTTATTCTCATCGTGCTGCTCGCCATCGTTTCCCTCATGCTGAGCGTCGGCTTCCTTATGGTGCGGTTGGGAAGCGAGCCCGGTCCGGTGGAAAAGCCACGCGTGAGGAGCATGAAAATAAAGCAAACGCCGGCGATGGCACGCACCATGGAGACGCTCACGGATCGCGAGCGCGCCATTGTAAACGCGTTGCTGAAGCATAACGGCGAGATGACGCAGTCTGATCTCAGACACGAGACGGAGATCCCGAAATCTTCGCTTAACAGTATCCTCCGCGCGCTTGAACGCGGACAGATCATCAAGAAGAATGCAGGCAGACGGAAGAACGTTATCGAACTCACTGAATGGTTCTTATCAGGAAATGGAGGTGAAAAAACGTAA
- a CDS encoding ABC transporter permease, whose product MKPSKSLKLALNIIAHSKLRSWLTILGIVIGIAAVVAIVSIGEGMQANVESHLGGLGADLITISPGGGRAAAGFRGPPGGGPGGGETAAATDAKDLTKKDVQVLRTIDGIAAIHGTVSGSGEVYYLGEKTTISIEGVDPLVWKEITTAKLASGRLLGASDYNAVILGSSIAVDTFKQPLTVNRVLTIEGKSFKIVGILEESGGFDGNDRTIIMPIDAARDVLDDVSDAEFDTITIKVANTDDVEQIMEEAKEKLRIFRHLAEGKEDFRMTSAKAMQATMSDVTQTMSLFLEAIAAVSLLVGSVGIANTMFTSVLEKTKEIGIMKSIGAKNGDIMMIFLLNAAIVGLIGGVIGICLGAAISSLLPMLGMRMMGMGGELTTKITPMLLVYAILLAVGIGVAAGVIPAHRASKLKPVDALRYE is encoded by the coding sequence ATGAAACCGAGCAAGTCACTCAAATTAGCGCTCAATATCATCGCCCACAGTAAGCTGCGTAGCTGGCTGACGATTCTCGGGATCGTCATCGGGATCGCGGCCGTCGTTGCCATCGTGTCCATCGGTGAGGGCATGCAGGCGAATGTCGAGAGTCACCTTGGCGGGCTCGGCGCGGACCTCATCACCATCTCTCCCGGCGGCGGGCGTGCTGCTGCGGGGTTCCGTGGCCCGCCGGGTGGTGGGCCGGGAGGCGGTGAAACCGCTGCTGCTACTGATGCCAAAGACCTGACGAAAAAAGACGTGCAGGTACTCCGGACTATTGACGGCATTGCCGCTATTCACGGCACCGTTTCCGGCTCCGGTGAGGTCTATTACCTCGGTGAAAAGACCACCATTTCGATCGAAGGCGTTGACCCGCTGGTCTGGAAAGAGATCACCACCGCTAAACTGGCATCGGGCCGATTACTCGGGGCCTCGGACTATAACGCCGTCATCCTTGGCAGCAGCATAGCCGTAGACACGTTCAAACAACCACTTACCGTAAACCGGGTACTCACTATCGAGGGCAAATCATTCAAGATCGTGGGCATCTTAGAAGAAAGTGGCGGTTTTGATGGGAATGACCGTACCATAATCATGCCCATTGACGCTGCACGAGACGTCCTGGACGACGTTAGCGATGCTGAATTTGATACGATTACCATCAAGGTCGCGAACACTGATGATGTCGAGCAGATCATGGAAGAAGCAAAGGAGAAGTTACGGATCTTCCGGCACCTTGCGGAAGGTAAAGAAGATTTCAGGATGACGTCCGCAAAAGCTATGCAGGCGACCATGAGTGATGTCACACAGACAATGAGCTTGTTCTTAGAGGCCATTGCCGCGGTTTCGTTGCTCGTCGGGTCCGTGGGTATCGCAAACACGATGTTCACGTCCGTGCTGGAGAAGACGAAGGAGATTGGGATCATGAAATCCATCGGTGCGAAGAACGGTGACATTATGATGATCTTCCTCTTAAATGCGGCAATAGTCGGCCTCATCGGGGGCGTCATAGGGATTTGCCTCGGTGCTGCTATTTCGTCATTACTGCCGATGCTCGGTATGCGGATGATGGGAATGGGTGGCGAACTGACCACGAAGATCACCCCGATGCTGCTGGTATACGCGATCCTCCTGGCCGTCGGCATTGGCGTAGCCGCAGGGGTGATTCCAGCCCATCGCGCCTCAAAGCTCAAGCCGGTGGATGCGCTGCGATACGAATGA
- a CDS encoding ABC transporter ATP-binding protein, with amino-acid sequence MSTPGTDAVIQLEAVWKIYQMGDVQVQALRGIDLTIERGEFLAIAGVSGSGKSTMMNLIGCLDLPSKGTIRLDGADIARFHESQLAQIRGKKIGFVFQQFNLIPTLTALENVMLPLEFQDVDSAEARETAFELLELVGLGDRVHHLPAQLSGGQQQRVAISRALAVDPDIILADEPTGNLDSKTGEFIMHLLSEVHGNDSKTIILVTHDFYLVTRAERVVYLKDGQIERIEHNHTNN; translated from the coding sequence ATGAGCACCCCGGGTACTGATGCGGTCATCCAGCTGGAAGCAGTCTGGAAAATCTATCAGATGGGTGACGTTCAGGTGCAGGCGCTCCGGGGCATTGATCTGACGATAGAGCGCGGCGAATTCCTCGCCATCGCCGGTGTCAGTGGCAGCGGCAAGAGCACGATGATGAACCTCATTGGCTGTCTGGATCTGCCGAGTAAGGGTACAATACGGCTGGACGGTGCTGATATCGCGCGGTTCCACGAGTCGCAATTGGCGCAGATACGTGGCAAGAAGATCGGATTCGTATTCCAGCAGTTCAACCTGATACCGACGTTAACCGCGCTCGAGAATGTGATGCTGCCCCTGGAATTCCAGGATGTCGACTCCGCAGAGGCACGGGAGACCGCGTTCGAGCTGCTCGAGCTGGTTGGATTGGGCGATCGCGTGCACCACCTGCCCGCTCAACTCTCAGGCGGGCAGCAGCAGCGTGTGGCCATCTCGCGTGCTCTGGCCGTTGATCCTGACATCATACTCGCCGACGAGCCTACCGGTAATCTGGACAGCAAGACCGGCGAATTCATCATGCATTTGTTGAGCGAGGTACACGGGAACGATAGTAAAACGATCATTCTGGTCACGCACGATTTCTACCTGGTTACGCGTGCGGAACGGGTGGTGTACCTCAAAGACGGACAAATCGAGCGCATCGAGCATAACCATACGAACAACTGA